The sequence below is a genomic window from Silene latifolia isolate original U9 population chromosome 7, ASM4854445v1, whole genome shotgun sequence.
GGAAAGAGAGTTGATTTTTGAATTGGCATCACCATCATCGCACTGTGGCTTTTCGCCGTCGCCATTAATCTTTGATTCATCGGAGCTCTCATTGATCAGTCGTTTCTCCAACTTTCTTTTAACTGCGGCGagttgaacattttttttttggctATCCTTCTGAAGTTTTTTAAGGGCCAACTTCATTTTTGTCAATTCTTCTTCGATTGAGATTGCTCCAATCACCATCACGGAAGCAACAATGTCAACCTGCGTCGCCAAGGGCTCTTTGCTTGAGTCAATGAGTAGATCACGAAAGTTGGTATCAAGGGTCGTAGATCCTTCGTCACCGGATTTGAATGTGACGGCCTTCGTCTTTTTGGCGGAATTCTCTATTGAAACCATTGAGACGAGCTTTGACGGTTTTGATATGGAGAAAGAGATGAGCGGTAGAGATCGTCCCACCGGGCGTGCCAAAATTTGCTTACACAAATTTTGCGAATCTGCAAATGAACAATAAACACAAAAATTGTaacaaatataattttattagatTTGAATATTTTGGGTACAATCTCTATTTATTCCGCTGATTCGATATCCACGTGAATTTGAATGCTTGATGTACGAAGGGTCTTGATAACTTTATCTCCGTTTGACTTTGAATGACGATTTTTGTAAGAGGGTCTCGTTTGACTTAATCTCCTTGATGAATTTGACTTTGTTAAAGAAGGCCTTTAGACTTGATTTCCTTCACGATTTGACTCCTTGGTGACGACACGAGATTTAAGGTGCCTTATTGTCTTGATCCTTGGAGACGGTTATTGATCTTCTAATTTGATTGACTTGGAAGTCTTTGTTTTCTAGAGAGAGTTTGAGAATTCTCTAATCTTTTGTTTTGTCCTCTTCTTTGTGATTTTTTTTCAATCCCATTAAAGGTGGAGGATGACttgtatttatagagaaaagcctTCTAAACCCTAAGCTTTGGTGGACTTGGATTTGGTAGTCATTTCGGCTTATTTGAATATGTTTGATCCATTTAGGTGAGCTTGACCCGATTAGTGAATTTGACCCATTTATCGGGTTTTGTCACTTTAGAGAAGCGGGTTagattaaaataataaaaatggaCTAATTAACTTAAACTTCATCCAAACTAATTATATTATTCCATGTTTCCTTTGACGGGTCAAAATGTTGACTTGACTTCTGACGTGTGTGCATTTCCTTTTTTGACGAAGTCAACATTTGATTTTTTGACTTTCGACGTGGCACACATAAATTTTATGTGCCAACAAGGAGAAATAGATTGAAAGAATTAGGACATGATAGAGGATAAAGAAGCCTGTCATTCCTCTTTACATAGTCCAGTAGACTTCTACACTCGCTGTAGTTCAGCATACTTAGCAGGATGGCGCACCATCTAATCTCGCAGGTTTATAGAAACAGTAAAGTTTTGGAGGCGGCATGGAGGAGGAGAAGGCAAAACATGAGGATGCAAGTAGCGATGCTGGATTACTTGGATAGGGCTTCAAAAAGGAGATCAGATGCACAGTACATACGGATTCAACAGGGACTCGGGGAGAGGTCAAACAACATATTGCTTCGAAAGGAAGAGGTGAGAGGTGGATAGTCTTTAACATAACTACTCCGAAACAGGATCACAGTAGAATGGGCCTTTAACACAAAATTCTGTTTTAGAAGGATTACCCCAGCTCCAACGTAGAATGGCTCAACACTATGCTGTTTTCGAAGTAACAGCTGTTTAACACGCAAGTACGGAATGCACAAAGCCATATTCTATGATATTAACACTGATTATTTTTGGTAATGTACAGAAGATAACCTGACTTGACGATATATCATCAAGAAGTTCACAAAATATGCCATGTATTACAAGTTATTCACCATTTCCCCACTTAACTAAACAAACCCACCTTCCGTGAGTGGGTTTATACCACACAAAACACAAAACTGTGGTGACAATATTATAAACCACCAACACCAGTAACACCCGTTCTTAGTCCTTACGAAGGCCATCCTTGACACGCATTATCAAACACTGGATGTACATTTCTCGCAGACTATTCACACAACATTCAGATTCAAAAGTTGTAGATTGTAACTTAGCTTGTTAAGTATACAAACATGAAGGAGTCTGCGACGAGCCAAAAGTATGTGCTGTAGGACTGCAGCTAATTAATTAAAAGCTCTTGCTTGGCACTTTTCATCCTGCAGAAAGAACGATGCTACTAGCTTGAGCCCTTGCACTTTTCGGCCTGTGGAAACAACAGTGGTACTACCTTGAGCCCTCTAAAATAGATCGTGAATCGATAATGCATGCAGCAATAAACGACCCATGAATATTTCATCTATGTTAttaaattttaataaatgtgtcgcaaattaagattaaaatttatCAAAGTAAGTCGAGATTGTTGGAGTTTATGAAGAAATCAATTAGTCTTTGGCCATTACTAAATCTACTAATGAAAACAAGTAAACAAGACACTTAGAACAGTCTCAACAAGTCTAACAATTTACTAGACTTGCTCAGTTTTAATACTTTGAAATGAAACATATGGGATTTTATAAAGCAAGAAGATTTGTCGTGGAACAGGAGTATAGGACTCAATGAAGCAACACCTATTCCTCATAGCATTTCaagtcaaatgaggcaatgtaaTAATGTATGTAGCTACTAAGGTTGAGAATGAAAGAATGTACCTGACACCATTAACATGTACACTCTGTGGTGCTTGCTTCTTTCCTGGTCTAATTGTCATAACTGATGAAGGAGATCTAATCACTACATCACGGGGACTAGGTGCACCAAGATCTCGTTGTTTGTAACCTATTGAATCTTGAATTCGACTATCCTTACCAGCAAGATCACCTGCTTTTTCACCTATTGAATCTTGCATTCGACCACCCTCACCAATATCTCCTTGTTTGTCACTTATTACATCACGCATTCGACCACCCTTACTAACATGTCCATATTTTTCACCTCTGGAATCACGCATCCGACCATCCTTACTAAAATCTCCTTGTTTGTCACCCCTTGAATCTTGCATTTCACCGTCTTTACCAATATCTTCTTGTTTGTCGCCTATTGCATCATGCATTCCACCACCCTTACCAAGATCCCCTACTTCGTCACATATTGAATTTTGCATCCCTTTATTTGTCTGCAAATCCACATGTTCATCTTCAGATAACACACTGTTTGTTGCGCTCCTCAACTCTGAATCCTGTGCTGCACCCACTGGTACAAAAACACGACGATGCTACTTAGGTTATACAGTAAGTTTTTAATTATAAAGTAACCGGAAATTATTGATAGAGATTAGAGGGACTGAGGGAGTATATATCCATACTCGATAGCTGATATACAAATTCAAGTTAAACGTAAAAGTAAAAGAAGCGGAAAATATAGAATTACCTGATTTATGAACCTTATTTGGGGTAGAATAATCCGTGGATGGGGAAGAAATAAAACAGTAAGAATATAGATAAAAGTCAGATTTGAGGTAATTCATAATTCCACGAATTTGGTTACTTAAGCTAATATTCTTCTTCTTTTTAATCTTATTTATCGTCTTCCTATTGTTTTTCTTTACTTTCCGCTTCTTTATTACACCCTTCGCCATCCTATTTCCTTAATTTCCTGTCTTTTTCTACTGTATTTAATATAATTTGATCATCAAGGAATTTATAACTCAAGAAATTTTCAAGAGTGGCATTTGCGCGGGATGACAGGTGGATTTAGGAAATGGTTTAAATTGACACCTGGAAGTCTTGCTGACTACGTGTAGTCgtctaattaaattaaatgggCTTCTTTTTGTTGAATGATAGATAGGACTTTGCGTTGATGACTTACCGATTAAACATTTAAGGGATATTTTCTCGTTACCCTcgactttttcattttctataatATATCCCTCTTTTCATTCAAAAAATTTTAACCGTTAATAACTCTTGgttacaagttcagaatacgataaatttttttttttcaaattgaccgtctCTAAGAGGTCTtccatttggaaaaaaaattcacAGACGTCgcaactcgtagtcgggaattatggtcggtcaatgtttattcgttaaaaaatgtttgaccaaccataactactgGCTACGAATTCAAAAaacggtgaatttttttttttcaaattgaaggccttgacgagataattgctttggaaaaaaaaatattgttttctgaactcgtagaagagaattattgtcggtcaaagtttttttgcgaAAAAtaaggggtacaccatagaaaacgaaaaagtgtTCAGggatacacgagagaatatcccaacaTTTAACCTCGCTCACAAATAGGTTGATTGTGTCAGATCGAATTAATTCGGGTTCCGTTTGTAAGAATTCGGGTCCGTTAGGTTGGTTCGATGGGTTgttttcaatttatttgatgataacAATCAGTTTTTGATTGGCTTGAATAAGTGCAGACCAATACGGGTTTTAGGTTAAATTCGGATCCTCAATTCCGGTCGGTCAGTTTTACCAGGTTTATTCAAGATGAACAAAGATTATGTTATACTCCACTTATAACTACCAGAATATTGGCATTTGTAAGGAATTACTTCGAATCGTTGATAATATTATTTTGCGTTGCTGAGTTGAACAATTTGTCTTCATAATAAATTTATATCGAGATGAAAGCACTTATAGATTAGAACAACAAATTATCCGCACCACAAGACAGTATTTATTTTATAGTCGTACTCGTACATACAATAAATTTATATGAAGCCACCGATttttaaaaatagaaaaatttgtGGAAAAGGGTAAAAAGTACacgatgaataataataataatggataATAGCTTGCAAATAGgtaacaataatattaattttgtgtctTCTGATTATATTATATGAACCGTACGTGTGATTAAACAGGTTGAAGGCCATGCTTCAAAGCAGCTTCCCAGACAATGTTAATACGATCAACATCAATGGCACCAACCTCGTGATGTGTCCAACCTTCTAGTGAATGCACAACTCCTCCTGCATGGCATGCATGTACTACGCCTCTTTCCATTGTATACTGCATTTTTCATTATTGTTATCGAGATTTTAATTAGCCAACATGTTATTTTTGGTAGTTAAAATCGATATTCTTATTAACCATTTTTTCGGAGGTTTGGATTAGCGAGTGCTACCATTTACTACTAACTAGGTTCCCCTCGATTATATACATAATTGATCTCGCACATCACGAGTCTTTGTACTATAAAATCATTCATGCCTTCGTAAAAATCGTAGAAAAAGTTGCAATTAACGAACTTAATTACCTCACAAGAACCAATGCCTTGTACATCTAAGGGAAGCTTCATGGCAGCAAGTCCAGCATAAGTACAATCTCTCCTAAATTGCAAAATGGGTGGTACCACAAATTGATGAAAATGGGTTCCAGGTGGGGCCCAACTTTGCTCTCTTGGTGTGATCCATTTACCCACGATCCATGTCTGTGGGTTGGTGTTATAAACATGAAACCTTTACTAATAACTTTCTTAACTTTATATCTTTGCCTATTATACAAATAGGGTTACAAGTACAAACTCGATTTAATTTCATTACCTTGCAATTTTTTGCGGTATGGTATTTTGTTACTTGTATCAAGTATTTTTGGAAATTCACTGGAGCTTCCTTTTGGATTTTTTCAAATCTTTGTGTCGATAGCGTCAACATCTACAATAGTGTCCGATCCACTAGTGAATAACTAAAATCATATTAGACGTAAACAACAAAAACTTGAGGCTGGATTCTCTCTAGTAACTGGATGTCTAGTCCCTCTTTTAACAAAGAGTGAGTGATGATAGCTAGGACATGGTGTAATTACAAACTTACCCTCTCCCATTTGACAAAAAAAGGTATTGGATAGTCCAGTTATTGGGGAGGATCCATTGGCCAAAAACTTATATAAATATTTTTATATAAGGTCGTTAACAATGAATTTTTTGTTTGATTAACTGGATATGTTGTTTTAACTTTGTTACGAAGAAGATGTACATTATTACAAGGATATGAGTTTGTAACACGCATTGTAGTTACTATATTAGAGGTACTCGGAAATTACTTACCAATACCCGGACTTGTTTGCGACACAAGTAAAGCGCGATAGCTCTTCCAAGCTTAGACGTAGCTCCGGTTAAAAAGACTTCTTCAACATCTTTAGGGATTTTATCAAGAATAGCGGCAGCAGTAAGTGTATTTCCATGAACTACTCGCACTCTTAGATTAGGGTGTTTGTTTACGAACAATGTTCCTCCACCATTTAGTGCTTCATTCTAtttaaggaaaaaaaatgaaaagaactaAAAATTATAAAGATATGCAAAAAGTATcacaatacaattttttttttttttttctattttggtGTAAATCGGGGTTTCCAGTGTCGACAACAGTGTATAAATCCCGGTGAACAACCCATTTGGTTACAATACAATTAGTTGAATGAAGTGAAAATTGCGTACCTTATTGAGAGCGGCGAGGCTAATAACCTTTACGCCAATCTTATCTGCTTTTAAGATTGCATGCTCTATTTGCTTGTTAATCCCTTTTTTAGCGAATGGCAAAAAGTACTAGCCATTTAGGCAAGAAATTAGTCAACAAAAATTAGTAAGAAATTGTTACCGTATCCATTGTACGTAAACAGCGACCTCACGCAAATATATCGGGTATCCATTGTACATAAACAGATCCTACCAAAAAATAATGAAGAAATGTTGGAAGTTATGTTGTAATACCTGAAAACCGTATCTAGGTAAGATCCAAGTCTGCTGCAACTTCCCACGGAGGTTGTAGAAAGAGGTGACTATGGGTTTGCCCCACGCCCACAACGGAAAAATAATAAGAAATGCAATGGGCCAAAAAGGCAAGAGGAACCACCGTGTTGAGTACGGCATTGACGCAAACGAACGGAACACCCACGATCCATGCATTGACGATGTTATGTCCACTGCGTGTCCTAAGAACACAAATTCCGGCACTTTCATTCTTTTCCCTGTAATATCAAATCACCGTTTTTATTTTTACGCCATTGTATGTTAGTCCGATCAAGTTTGACATATTCAAATTATTATCTCGACGTTAGTTAATCTATTTCCTAGATGAGTTGGTCTAGCTACGGAAGGGCTCATTTTATTTTGATGCGAAATAATAAGACGATTTTGAATCATTGTGATCGAAAAACGTGATTATTTCAAAAACAAGCTTATAAACATTCGTAACACTTGCTAAACCATTGTGGTTGCATTTGATCATAAAATGGTCACAAAATCCTGATTTATTATTTCAGGCCAAATGGCCGTCCGAAACAAGAACTTGTGAATTATGAACTTTCATAATGAGGATTTTGACCCAATAAaaaagttcaaaaaaaaaaaaaaaaaaaaaaaaaaaaaaaaaaaaaaggcagctTGAAATGATATTAATACAAACCTGCATTTAAACTTATTTGTTTATGGAGGTCCCAAGACTTGGTATTTAGGGTATTGCCCAATAGATCGTAAAGAGGCATGAATAGACAGAAATTACAGTCTTTTGTCGAATGATGTAGGCTGTGATATCTGTATCCATCAACCACAAAATTAGATGCACATTGCTTTGTTTTAGTTTTAAGCAATAAATTCAATGACAATTACTCGTTTGATTGGAGTGTTACCTAAGTCATATTATTAGAGGTTGATGCCCACAAATTCACGATAAAAATCAGATCGTGACATTTGGTAATATAATAATACTCAATTTAAATACTACTAGTCCAGTGTTGTACGGTTTTTCTTTAATGAATCCAAGGGCCAGCACATATTAATGTTTAAGAAGATACGGGTAGTTAGTTTATCAACGAAGAAAATCATGAAGAATTAAACACTAAATAATCAGCTTTGATTAGAGATAAACAAATTAAATATTTGAGATGAAGTACTTCTATAGCATGCCCGGAGTTTAGTACTCTGCACTAGTTATTGATAGATAAATCATCTTAACCAAAACCTTAAAATGATGGTTGGGACCAAAACCTTAAGATGATGGTtaaggcccaactattatatttattcctaGTACGCCCCTCACTCGAGTGTCAATTGGGCTCGAAGAGTGGTTAGTGCACATGCCCCTCATACCATGTGCTAAATTTCCACTTCGTGAGTTGGCTTTGATATCATGGTAAATTAACCATCTGAACCAAAATCTTAAGGTGACGGTTGGAGTctaactattatatttattcatAATATTTATAACCAAAAAATGGCACAAATAGTTGATTGGAATTAAGACGAAAGTTAAAACTAATAGCACAAGTATTTGTAGTAACAAAACAATTAAGACGAAAGTATAAAGATAAACTTACGTGGGAGTGTAGAGAAGGTATCTAAAGAAAGGAAGATGATCAAAAATCCGATGTGGGATGAATTCAACGTTGGAGTGACCCATGCATCTTAGAAAATCAAATCCCAAAATGTAGACATAAACCATGCTTACTGACCCATGTCCTATCAGTCTACCTCCCATCAACGGTATAGCCACGATGGACAACATTAGTAGATGTTCCATAAATGTTGCATTTCCAGCTGCATGCATATTTTTATTTACTCCGTAAAATATTAAATtatttaataacaataataggaGATGAAATTTCAAAGTTTTAGACTTATTTcaactttttattttattattacacGTTCATTCCTGTGTAGCTCAAATCATGTCTCCTCTTTGCTTTATTTGAAGATGAATTTTTAAGGTTTCATTTCACAAAATATTAATCAAGAATCTTCTCTATATAAATAGAGAAACAGTTCAAGCAATTTGGTGCGTCTACGTCATCACTAAtaagtttctttttcttttcttttttccaaAAAAACTGTAATGGTGGGCCCTTTTGTACGTACAACTGAATTAATTTCAGTGTGCTTTACCATATTTATACGCTGATTTGATAATATGTTGATTAGTATATTTTCAATTTACCAATATTAAATATACTAAACATTATATATTACTAAAAATGTCCAATTTTATATATTAATATTTTTCGTAATCAAAAGAAAATAATAACAAAACTGTAAAAATTGTTCAGCATgaatattaattatttaaatcCCAAAAAATAATTAGCACATCTATAATACTCATGTAATATAGAAAATAAAAATGAAGAACAGttttaacaacaacaaaaagcaaaaaaTTCCTTAAAAACGCATAAAAAAATGTAGTATTTAATTAATAGCAGGATATTAAAAGCAACAATTATTTataaattaaagaaaaataataaaatgctaACAATGAAATACTAATTATAGTTAAAACCTAATTAATATCGGGAAAAAAATGAATttgaaaaagaagaagagaaaaacgAATTAAAAACGGGATAAAGAGACATATCTCTTCAAAAAAGATTCACCAATGACATTATCAATAAAACATTCACCAATATGCGTATGAATTCTTagtaaaagtataattttaggcCAAACTTTACAAGAATTAATTTCGAAACAAATTATTACATAAGACCATATTATATATTATGCATAAGACTAGCCCATTAACAAAAcctcattaaaattaattaaaaattaataaaaaaattatttttataatttaatatcttatattatacccgtgcaattttaaTCATTATATCAATGTTTTTAAAAACATAcctcattaaaattaattaaaattttttatttttttaacaaCGATAAAAATATTTAATTACGTAATGTTATTCGTAACTTTCCTTTTGTGCATAACAATCAAATTATGTACACAAATTTATTGTGAATTAAATGCTGTACTTATGATTTGGCGACACATCACCAGCCTTGTCAATTTCCTTTCATATTAAAGGACCTACCACATGGTCCACGTGGTCACCAATAGTATTTGGTGACGTTTTCCGAATTTACTTCCCATTTTGTTGGAACAAAATGTCCTTTTTAGAACTTTACCAGCCTAGCTTGTCAATTATCCTTACAATTTGGAAAGTGAAAAGTTTAAACCTACTCTTTAGGTTCTTATCAATGATTTACTTTGTTTTTAATCAAAGTCAAATAAATGATTAAAACGAAATAAATTTCAAAACATAAACTAGAAGCTTACCTGTGAAGGGCTGAAGTACATTAGATGAATGGTGAAGTGAATGGTAAGAGTCGAAGAGGTATGATTGCGTATGGAATAATTTGTGCATGAAATAATACAAGGGTTCTGAAACTGCCATGTGGAGGATTAGGGCACTAATTAATCCTTTTGTATCCCATAAAATTCCGCAATTTgttaatgatgggaacatataacATATCAATGCGGCAATAAGACCCTGAAGGATTATGAAATTGTCcctacaataataataatcacagAAATATATATTAGTAAGCAGAAGTAGATtgaaacattataaaataactacTACTTGTATGTAAGTGTTATAGTTTGAGACGTCATTTAATGCATAAAAACATTGATAAAAAGTTCAGGTTTTTACTTTGAGTCACGAATTCAATTTCCATCCATTGTATTAAAATATAACTTTGTTGGTAGGCTCGTTGTAATTCTATAAACATCATTGATAACCCTTAAATAGGCCGGTGGTCTCCATGGCCTTGGACTGGATAAGATCTACCCTTTAACTTAAACTTTATTTGTAAAAGAAA
It includes:
- the LOC141592454 gene encoding uncharacterized protein LOC141592454, which codes for MAKGVIKKRKVKKNNRKTINKIKKKKNISLSNQIRGIMNYLKSDFYLYSYCFISSPSTDYSTPNKVHKSVGAAQDSELRSATNSVLSEDEHVDLQTNKGMQNSICDEVGDLGKGGGMHDAIGDKQEDIGKDGEMQDSRGDKQGDFSKDGRMRDSRGEKYGHVSKGGRMRDVISDKQGDIGEGGRMQDSIGEKAGDLAGKDSRIQDSIGYKQRDLGAPSPRDVVIRSPSSVMTIRPGKKQAPQSVHVNGVRPKSARAQASSIVLSAG
- the LOC141592453 gene encoding very-long-chain aldehyde decarbonylase CER3-like is translated as MVAPLANWPWHNLGSYKYFIIGPFVAQLSFLWWKGETITNLWCFHLLLLCVLRCFLHQLWHMYSNMYSLSHKRRINHQPVDFNQIDLEWDWDNFIILQGLIAALICYMFPSLTNCGILWDTKGLISALILHMAVSEPLYYFMHKLFHTQSYLFDSYHSLHHSSNVLQPFTAGNATFMEHLLMLSIVAIPLMGGRLIGHGSVSMVYVYILGFDFLRCMGHSNVEFIPHRIFDHLPFFRYLLYTPTYHSLHHSTKDCNFCLFMPLYDLLGNTLNTKSWDLHKQISLNAGKRMKVPEFVFLGHAVDITSSMHGSWVFRSFASMPYSTRWFLLPFWPIAFLIIFPLWAWGKPIVTSFYNLRGKLQQTWILPRYGFQYFLPFAKKGINKQIEHAILKADKIGVKVISLAALNKNEALNGGGTLFVNKHPNLRVRVVHGNTLTAAAILDKIPKDVEEVFLTGATSKLGRAIALYLCRKQVRVLMLTLSTQRFEKIQKEAPVNFQKYLIQVTKYHTAKNCKTWIVGKWITPREQSWAPPGTHFHQFVVPPILQFRRDCTYAGLAAMKLPLDVQGIGSCEYTMERGVVHACHAGGVVHSLEGWTHHEVGAIDVDRINIVWEAALKHGLQPV